In Candidatus Hydrogenedentota bacterium, the DNA window CGCCGCGCTGCTGGGCATCCTCGGCGCAAGCACCGCCTGGCTCTTCTGGCAGGGGCTCGGCGTCTGGGGCATCAACAACCCGGTCGGCTGGGGTTTCGCCATCGTGAACCTCGTCTGGTGGATCGGTATCGGCCACGCCGGAACCCTGATCTCCGCCATCCTGCTCCTCTTCAACCAGGACTGGCGCACCGCGATCAACCGTTCCGCAGAGGCCATGACGCTCTTCGCCGTCATGTGCGCGGGCATCTTCCCGCTCCTGCACGTCGGCCGCCCCTGGGCCATTTTCTTTATCTTCCCGTACCCCAACACCATGGCGATGTGGCCGCAGTTCCGCAGCCCGCTCCTCTGGGACGTGTTCGCCATCTCCACCTATTTCACCGTGTCGCTCCTGTTCTGGTTTACGGGCCTCATCCCCGACCTGGCCACCCTGCGCGACCGCAGCAAGAAGGGCATCGCCCGCTTCGTCTACGGCTTCTTCGCCCTCGGCTGGCGCGGCTCCGCGCGCCACTGGTACCGCTACGAAATGGCCTACCTGCTTCTCGGCGGCATGTCCGCACCGCTCGTGGTCTCGGTGCACACCATCGTATCGTTCGACTTCGCCGTGTCGGTCATCCCCGGCTGGCACACCACCATCTTCCCGCCCTACTTCGTGGCCGGCGCCATCTACTCCGGCTTCGCCATGGTGCTCACCATCATGATCCCCGTGCGCGCCTGGTTCGGCATGC includes these proteins:
- the nrfD gene encoding polysulfide reductase NrfD translates to MSVEAKEIPPALRAVAPLVEPGHNYESISRAVADVILEKPLPKPWYAVVSLGAALLGILGASTAWLFWQGLGVWGINNPVGWGFAIVNLVWWIGIGHAGTLISAILLLFNQDWRTAINRSAEAMTLFAVMCAGIFPLLHVGRPWAIFFIFPYPNTMAMWPQFRSPLLWDVFAISTYFTVSLLFWFTGLIPDLATLRDRSKKGIARFVYGFFALGWRGSARHWYRYEMAYLLLGGMSAPLVVSVHTIVSFDFAVSVIPGWHTTIFPPYFVAGAIYSGFAMVLTIMIPVRAWFGMHDFITARHLDNMAKVMLATGLVVFYGYCCEAFYAWYSGSDYERFMMWNRMTGPYAWAYAALLFCNAFTPQFLWHPFFRRNVYALFVITIIVNIGMWLERYVIVVTSLTRDYLPAAWGEYQATMFDWAAYVGSIGLFLFMMGLFLKFLPMITIFELRLQQYQLDKGEIR